In Cicer arietinum cultivar CDC Frontier isolate Library 1 chromosome 1, Cicar.CDCFrontier_v2.0, whole genome shotgun sequence, one DNA window encodes the following:
- the LOC101506236 gene encoding ent-kaurene synthase-like 1, whose translation MSLSRFITPLSCISSTSDSSMITSTEKKNKNTTTLCFEDTKERVKNMFNKVELSISSYDTAFVAMIPSSTSSHAPLFPQCLNWLLDNQLLDGSWGLPGRHPLLTNDALLSTLACILALKQWGIGEDKMNKGLEFIESNFTSINDDKQHHPIGFHILFPSLIEYAQTLGISLPIRSTSLEAMIQRRDNELQRGFQSNSEGWREYLAYLSEGMLKSLDSNTIMKYQRKNGSLFNSPATTAAVFQHLKNADCLSYLQSVLEKFGNAVPTVYPLDIYARLYMIDSLERMGINHHFKEEIRSVLDETYRYWLQGEENIFLDPTTCAMAFRLLRLNGYDVSSDPFYQYSEDKFSNSLKGYLKDVSAVLELYRASQFIIHPDESILVKQRSWTRRLLKQDSSPYQLYADKLRIYVDNEVNDILNFPHHANLERLLNRRSVEHYNADETRILKTSYRSCNLANQEILKLAVEDFNLCQSIHNKELKQLARWIVTSRLDKLEFARQKLAYCYFSSAATLFSPELSDARISWAKNGVLTTVVDDFFDVGSSEEEQVNLIQLVEKWDVDVDTVCCSEAVKIIFSAVRSTICEIGEKSVERQGRNVKDNVIKIWLNLMKSMYTEAEWLRTKTIPTIDDYMQNAYVSFALGPIVLPALYLVEPKLSDDVAENQELDCLFKTMSTCGRLLNDIHSFKRESEEGKLNAVSLHMVHGNGVVTAEDAVNKMKGVIEDKRRELLRLVLQEKGSLVPRDCKDLFWKMMKVLNLFYIKDDGFTSNEMHSTVNAVIKEPIILNDLLVDSKQH comes from the exons ATTCTTCTATGATTACATCAACTGAAAAGAAGAATAAGAACACTACAACTTTG TGCTTTGAAGACACTAAAGAAAGAGTCAAGAACATGTTCAACAAAGTTGAACTTTCAATTTCTTCATATGATACAGCTTTTGTGGCAATGATTCCTTCTTCAACATCGTCGCATGCCCCTCTTTTCCCTCAATGCTTAAATTGGTTGCTTGATAATCAACTCTTGGATGGCTCTTGGGGTCTTCCAGGTCGCCATCCATTATTGACGAATGACGCTCTCTTATCTACCTTAGCTTGTATCCTCGCATTAAAGCAATGGGGTATTGGTGAAGATAAGATGAATAAGG GACTTGAATTTATTGAGTCAAACTTTACTTCAATCAATGATGACAAGCAACACCATCCCATTGGATTTCATATACTTTTTCCTTCTTTGATTGAATATGCACAAACTTTGGGCATTAGTCTTCCAATTAGATCTACAAGCTTGGAAGCAATGATCCAGAGGAGAGACAATGAGCTCCAAAG AGGCTTTCAAAGTAATTCAGAAGGGTGGAGAGAATATCTAGCATATTTGTCAGAAGGAATGTTGAAGTCTCTCGACTCGAATACAATCATGAAGTATCAAAGAAAGAATGGATCTTTGTTTAATTCACCTGCTACAACAGCCGCTGTTTTTCAGCACTTAAAGAATGCTGATTGTCTTAGTTATCTCCAATCCGTATTAGAAAAGTTTGGGAATGCCG TTCCAACGGTTTATCCTCTGGATATATATGCTCGTCTCTATATGATTGATAGTCTTGAAAGGATGGGCATTAATCATCATTTCAAAGAGGAAATTCGAAGTGTATTGGATGAAACATACAG GTATTGGCTACAAGGAgaggaaaatatatttttagaccCAACAACCTGTGCAATGGCATTTCGATTGTTGCGTCTCAATGGCTACGATGTATCTTCAG ATCCATTTTATCAATATTCAGAagataaattttcaaattcctTGAAAGGGTACTTGAAGGATGTTAGTGCTGTTTTAGAGTTATATAGAGCTTCACAGTTCATTATACATCCAGATGAATCCATTTTGGTAAAACAACGTTCTTGGACAAGACGTCTTCTGAAGCAGGATTCTTCCCCTTATCAACTGTACGCCGATAAACTTCGTATTTATGTTGATAATGAG GTCAACGATATTCTTAACTTTCCGCATCATGCAAATTTGGAGCGTTTGTTAAACAGGAGATCAGTTGAGCATTACAATGCAGACGAAACAAGGATTTTGAAAACATCATACAG ATCTTGCAATCTTGCAAACCAAGAAATTCTGAAGCTAGCAGTAGAAGACTTCAATCTCTGCCAATCAATACACAATAAAGAGTTGAAACAACTTGCAAG GTGGATTGTCACAAGCAGACTTGACAAACTAGAATTTGCGAGGCAGAAACTGGCATACTGTTATTTCTCCAGTGCAGCTACTCTTTTTTCCCCTGAACTTTCTGATGCTCGCATATCTTGGGCAAAAAATGGGGTGTTGACAACAgttgttgatgatttctttgATGTCGGGAGTTCTGAAGAAGAGCAAGTGAACCTTATTCAACTAGTTGAGAA GTGGGATGTAGACGTCGATACTGTTTGTTGTTCGGAGGCAGTTAAGATAATATTTTCTGCAGTTCGTAGCACAATTTGTGAGATTGGAGAGAAATCTGTCGAGCGGCAAGGACGCAATGTGAAAGACAATGTTATCAAGATT TGGTTAAATTTGATGAAGTCTATGTACACAGAAGCTGAGTGGTTGAGAACTAAAACCATCCCAACAATTGATGACTATATGCAAAATGCATATGTATCATTTGCCTTAGGACCAATTGTTCTTCCAGCACTCTATCTTGTTGAACCTAAACTTTCGGATGATGTTGCTGAAAATCAGGAATTGGATTGTCTCTTCAAGACCATGAGCACTTGCGGACGTCTTCTCAATGATATTCACAGTTTTAAG AGAGAATCTGAGGAAGGGAAACTGAATGCAGTGAGTTTGCATATGGTTCATGGTAATGGAGTTGTTACTGCCGAAGACGCCGTCAATAAGATGAAGGGTGTTATTGAGGATAAGAGAAGAGAGCTCTTGAGATTAGTTTTGCAGGAAAAAGGAAGCTTAGTTCCAAGAGACTGCAAggatttgttttggaaaatgatGAAAGTGTTGAACCTATTTTATATTAAGGATGATGGATTTACTTCAAATGAGATGCACTCTACTGTTAATGCAGTAATTAAAGAACCAATCATTCTTAATGATTTGTTAGTAGATTCTAAGCAACACTAG
- the LOC101505924 gene encoding uncharacterized protein, with translation MSLLSRIRHCLPNGLHRQPLYASVVELNARKLNVFSRNLGQAARKEEEEEVEIDQRSLPADFDPATFDPAENRGPPSERVFKLVDEVASLTLAEAAELGLILMKKMGIKELPNVGFMKPGTASLAVMASKASAAPKEEQKPEKTVFELKLLSYEAASKIKVIKEVRGFTDLGLKEAKDIVEKTPSIIRKGVSKEEGEQIIEKLKALGANVVME, from the coding sequence ATGAGCTTGCTTTCGAGAATAAGGCATTGTTTACCAAATGGTTTGCATAGGCAACCTCTTTATGCAAGCGTAGTAGAACTAAATGCTAGgaaattaaatgtattttcaAGAAACCTTGGCCAAGCTGCAAGAAAAGAAGAGGAAGAGGAAGTGGAAATCGATCAAAGAAGTCTCCCAGCTGATTTTGATCCAGCAACATTTGACCCCGCTGAGAATCGTGGCCCTCCATCTGAGAGAGTTTTCAAGCTCGTTGATGAAGTGGCATCTCTAACGCTAGCTGAAGCTGCAGAATTGGGTCTCATTCTGATGAAGAAAATGGGTATAAAGGAGTTGCCTAATGTTGGATTTATGAAACCGGGGACTGCAAGTTTGGCCGTAATGGCATCAAAAGCCTCAGCAGCACCCAAGGAGGAACAAAAACCAGAAAAAACCGTATTTGAATTGAAACTCTTGTCCTACGAAGCAGCTTCCAAAATTAAAGTCATCAAGGAGGTTCGCGGCTTTACTGATCTAGGTTTGAAGGAGGCAAAGGATATAGTGGAAAAAACACCTTCCATTATAAGGAAAGGTGTTTCAAAGGAAGAAGGAGAACAAATAATAGAGAAACTGAAAGCACTTGGTGCAAATGTAGTTATGGAGTGA